A single window of Neurospora crassa OR74A linkage group VII, whole genome shotgun sequence DNA harbors:
- a CDS encoding S-(hydroxymethyl)glutathione dehydrogenase: MATAQLAYGVEKIVGNGPEQIKQDVSAYDPSKGTGDASELMKALVWEGAKKVQVVEVPKPKIVEPTDVILKVTGSTICGSDLHLYHGAVMQMNKGDILGHEFCGIVEQVGPAVQKVKPGKRYVVSFQIACGNCFFCKNKLSSQCEVTNSNSQMKAMYGGRTAGIFGYSHLTGGFAGGQAEYVRVPLADANMLEIPDDVPDEKALYLSDVLPTSYNGVKDTAVYPGDALAIFGGGPIGQMVGIFALWEGASKVIYVDTEPRLSFIKSRWPAEHADKLHLVDFKQLSSGFTKNETVVSKLKELTGNRGPDVAIDCAAGEYAKGWLHWLEMQIGAETDTSEIINEMVEGVRNYGRVGLTGVYVGYTNHFNVGSLMQRGIRLIGNGQAPVHKYWEDLLQKIREGTLDPTIMISHRVRLDDMDKVYHKFDAKEDAMQKVFVETKFSLPRAPGTPELTTYE, from the exons ATGGCCACTGCTCAACTAGCCTACGGCGTCGAAAAGATTGTCGGCAACGGCCCCGAACAGATCAAGCAGGACGTCTCCGCCTACGACCCCTCAAAAGGCACCGGCGATGCCTCGGAACTCATGAAGGCCCTCGTCTGGGAGGGCGCAAAGAAGGTCCAGGTTGTCGAGgttcccaagcccaagatcGTCGAGCCCACCGATGTCATTCTCAAGGTCACCGGCTCAACCATTTGCGGCTCCGACCTGCACCTCTACCACGGCGCCGTCATGCAGATGAACAAGGGCGACATCCTCGGCCACGAGTTCTGCGGTATCGTCGAGCAGGTCGGCCCCGCGGTCCAGAAGGTCAAGCCCGGCAAGCGCTACGTCGTCTCCTTCCAGATTGCCTGCGGCAACTGCTTCTTCTGCAAGAACAAACTCTCGAGCCAGTGCGAGGTCACCAACTCCAACTCTCAGATGAAGGCCATGTACGGCGGCCGCACCGCTGGCATCTTTGGCTACTCGCACCTGACGGGCGGTTTCGCCGGTGGCCAGGCCGAGTACGTCCGTGTGCCGCTGGCCGACGCCAACATGCTCGAGATCCCCGACGACGTCCCCGATGAAAAGGCCCTCTACCTCTCCGACGTGCTTCCCACTTCGTACAACGGCGTCAAGGATACCGCCGTCTATCCTGGCGATGCCCTCGCCatctttggtggtggtccgATCGGTCAGATGGTGGGCATCTTTGCGCTGTGGGAGGGAGCCAGCAAGGTCATCTACGTCGACACGGAGCCGAGACTTTCCTTCATCAAGAGCCGCTGGCCAGCCGAGCACGCGGATAAGCTCCACTTGGTAGACTTCAAGCAACTCAGCTCTGGCTTCACCAAGAACGAGACGGTTGTCAGCAAGTTGAAGGAGTTGACGGGTAACCGCGGCCCCGATGTCGCCATCGACTGCGCGGCCGGCGAGTATGCCAAGGGCTGGCTGCACTGGCTCGAGATGCAGATTGGCGCCGAGACAGATACCAGCGAGATCATCAACGAGATGGTTGAGGGTGTGAGGAATTACGGCAGAGTGGGCTTGACTGGTGTCTATGTCGGCTAC ACCAACCACTTCAACGTCGGCTCTCTTATGCAGCGCGGCATCCGCCTCATTGGAAACGGTCAGGCACCCGTGCACAAATACTGGGAGGACTTGTTGCAAAAGATCCGCGAGGGTACTCTCGATCCCACCATCATGATCTCCCACCGTGTCCGCCTAGATGATATGGACAAGGTCTACCACAAGTTTGATGCCAAGGAGGACGCGATGCAAAAGGTCTTCGTCGAGACCAAGTTCTCTCTGCCACGGGCCCCGGGAACTCCCGAGTTGACGACGTACGAATaa